The Bacillus cereus group sp. RP43 genome window below encodes:
- a CDS encoding SIR2 family protein: MTRDVEGIFQEKLTMYPHLKAIRERLWMKDRKSRVSVMVGAGFSLNAKRVEATFEGMALWPDLKKRLIKDLIHHPDIEDKDVLEVSQIFVEEYGRTSLDEILKEAIPDDNYEPDKIHHDLLKLPWSDVYTTNYDTLLERAKKRVYERNYQVIYDINDIPSSVQPRIVKLHGSFPANRPFIFTKKDYENYPQNFRPFVNMVQQSIMETTFVLIGFSGDDPNFEKWTTWVQENLGDHMPKIYMIDCAGQNEERLKELTEKGITLIDFKEIYGESENRYSTMFADIFEYLSYKNRQEKTKWPYKSYKNFNNFKANRETYPNWVVMPTEIRKKYVSNIQEQITILLNSSTDIVDYLEEILWCCEKFYIPIKFNHLSIKLEGLIGKLDESNEQYIQLLLLLLKEERLNFNNLGFVKYQEILENLNLNKKQSHNLKHEQILYALNSDVQIIEKMMNQWDVEKTEIEWGIKKAIIYFRIHKNAKANQMLIEYLQTIRNLLAIKPDDYRLMSLESIVLHHLKNNGREDRLRFLNSKNCDVGKEYEQSVISVVKFENTYGKVRHDGFDPGIERIKTTYSILIDKALLNSFAVMQIQETLMLPTINNSELELAIRNLEKYYPTYCQIKKIQIIDSEGIIKLFSREFVYSMEQSNLDILTSYLTNSVFNKSQSGLDVSVEMEVISRIYFVLPSREKEIIDLSLIEFIKNKGTLKSEELKLMNRFLIRLIVSKNIFESEFFCKMLIQNNIFSLENDDEVIMKNVFFKYIIEGLEEQNKLCQFKMSQNQIEKLFNKLKDANEHDVALLKIIVLVRTQKLPREFYNRLLTFIKEYSRRQSTRLQRVMEETVSLVQIPKLIDESQFIIKEIPKFYKLGTFIGSKELDTYFRELYKVFSCNYKDTNEADLKNSIYKPWLEKFYLWWEDQKQGFNAIEVDNEYMFSVNYFEILVYILGDNILGTVPKQLLDDRDLIKIRKIFLEIMEIRKDLSFYLIPCLERLGNNGEYGIDYLIDRLNDKKSNCANAAMQALHDCLLLNENKKINVEDPIRIKKEILHLIKYGSVDIVSMAINIVIEISKSIPTFFDDSDYKILIKYSNCYLTSIIEEVEFLTRGDLNLLTSYANLVTYICNNKPKIVGEQFNEWKKYIRNNHLPEVRVCADFLQDTIKINL, translated from the coding sequence ACACCATCCGGATATTGAAGATAAAGATGTATTAGAAGTTAGCCAAATATTTGTTGAGGAATATGGGAGAACAAGTTTGGATGAAATTCTAAAAGAGGCTATCCCTGATGACAATTATGAGCCAGATAAAATACATCATGACTTGTTAAAACTACCATGGTCGGATGTTTATACTACGAATTATGATACTTTATTAGAACGTGCAAAAAAACGTGTCTATGAGCGGAACTATCAAGTTATTTATGATATTAACGATATCCCTAGTTCGGTACAACCGCGCATTGTGAAATTACATGGAAGCTTTCCAGCGAATAGACCTTTTATTTTTACAAAAAAGGATTATGAAAATTATCCGCAAAATTTTAGACCATTTGTAAACATGGTTCAACAATCTATTATGGAGACTACTTTTGTATTAATAGGTTTCTCCGGAGATGATCCGAATTTTGAGAAATGGACAACTTGGGTACAAGAAAATCTAGGTGATCATATGCCGAAAATTTATATGATAGATTGTGCTGGGCAAAATGAGGAGAGATTGAAAGAACTTACAGAAAAAGGGATTACCTTAATTGATTTTAAAGAAATATATGGTGAATCTGAAAACCGGTATTCTACAATGTTTGCTGATATTTTTGAGTATCTTTCTTATAAAAATAGACAAGAGAAAACAAAGTGGCCATATAAAAGTTATAAAAACTTTAACAACTTTAAAGCAAACCGAGAAACGTATCCGAATTGGGTTGTTATGCCAACTGAAATAAGAAAGAAATATGTATCAAACATTCAGGAACAAATAACAATTCTTTTGAATTCATCAACAGATATAGTTGATTATTTAGAAGAGATATTGTGGTGTTGTGAAAAATTCTATATTCCTATTAAGTTTAATCATTTATCAATTAAACTAGAGGGTTTAATTGGTAAATTAGACGAGAGTAATGAACAATATATTCAATTACTGCTCCTATTATTAAAAGAAGAGAGACTTAATTTTAATAATCTTGGTTTCGTAAAGTATCAAGAAATATTAGAAAATCTTAACTTAAACAAGAAACAAAGCCATAATTTGAAACATGAACAAATATTATATGCTTTAAATAGCGATGTTCAAATCATAGAAAAAATGATGAATCAATGGGATGTGGAGAAAACTGAAATAGAATGGGGTATAAAAAAGGCGATTATTTATTTCAGAATTCACAAAAATGCTAAAGCTAATCAAATGTTGATTGAGTATTTACAAACGATTAGAAATTTACTTGCTATAAAACCAGATGATTATCGATTAATGTCATTAGAAAGTATTGTGTTGCATCACTTAAAGAATAACGGGAGAGAAGATAGGTTAAGATTTTTAAATAGTAAAAATTGTGATGTGGGAAAAGAGTATGAACAATCAGTTATTTCGGTAGTGAAATTCGAAAATACATATGGAAAAGTAAGGCATGATGGATTTGACCCTGGGATAGAAAGAATTAAAACTACATATTCTATATTGATAGATAAAGCATTATTAAATTCATTTGCTGTCATGCAGATACAAGAAACTTTAATGCTACCGACAATTAATAATTCTGAACTAGAGTTAGCTATAAGAAACTTAGAGAAGTATTATCCGACATATTGTCAAATAAAAAAGATACAAATTATAGATTCAGAAGGCATAATTAAATTGTTTTCAAGAGAATTTGTGTATTCAATGGAGCAATCTAATCTTGATATCTTGACTAGTTATTTGACGAATTCAGTATTCAATAAATCTCAAAGTGGATTAGATGTAAGTGTTGAAATGGAAGTTATTTCTAGGATTTACTTCGTTTTACCAAGCAGAGAAAAAGAAATTATAGATTTAAGTTTAATAGAATTTATTAAGAACAAAGGAACATTAAAGTCAGAAGAACTGAAATTAATGAATAGGTTTTTAATAAGGTTAATTGTATCAAAAAATATTTTTGAATCTGAGTTTTTTTGTAAAATGTTGATTCAAAATAATATTTTTAGTTTAGAAAATGATGATGAAGTAATAATGAAAAATGTATTCTTTAAATATATTATAGAAGGCCTTGAAGAGCAGAATAAATTATGTCAATTTAAGATGTCTCAAAACCAGATTGAAAAGCTATTTAATAAATTAAAAGATGCTAATGAGCATGATGTAGCATTACTCAAAATAATTGTCCTTGTCCGAACCCAAAAATTACCTCGAGAATTTTACAATAGACTGTTAACGTTTATAAAAGAGTATTCAAGAAGACAAAGTACAAGATTACAGCGTGTTATGGAGGAAACTGTTAGCTTAGTTCAAATCCCTAAATTAATAGATGAATCACAATTTATTATAAAAGAAATACCTAAATTTTATAAATTAGGGACGTTTATTGGAAGTAAAGAGTTAGATACATATTTTAGGGAACTATATAAGGTTTTTTCTTGTAACTATAAAGATACAAATGAAGCTGATTTGAAAAATAGCATTTATAAACCGTGGTTAGAGAAATTTTATTTGTGGTGGGAAGATCAAAAGCAAGGATTTAATGCAATAGAAGTAGATAATGAGTATATGTTTAGTGTAAATTATTTTGAAATCCTAGTGTATATTTTGGGGGATAATATTTTGGGGACTGTTCCCAAACAATTATTAGACGATAGGGATTTAATCAAAATAAGGAAAATATTTCTAGAAATTATGGAAATAAGAAAAGATTTGTCATTTTATTTAATTCCTTGTTTAGAAAGACTAGGTAATAATGGTGAGTATGGTATAGATTATTTAATTGATAGGCTAAATGATAAAAAAAGTAATTGTGCAAATGCCGCAATGCAAGCGCTACATGATTGCTTGTTATTAAATGAAAATAAGAAGATTAATGTGGAAGATCCTATTCGGATAAAAAAAGAAATATTACATTTAATAAAATATGGTTCAGTGGATATTGTAAGTATGGCAATTAATATAGTGATAGAAATTTCAAAATCTATTCCTACATTTTTTGACGATAGTGATTATAAGATACTGATCAAATACAGTAATTGTTATTTAACGTCAATAATTGAAGAAGTAGAATTTTTAACACGTGGTGATCTTAATTTATTAACCAGTTATGCAAACTTAGTAACTTACATTTGTAATAATAAGCCTAAGATTGTTGGTGAACAGTTTAATGAGTGGAAAAAGTATATAAGGAATAATCATTTACCAGAAGTAAGGGTTTGTGCGGACTTCCTTCAGGATACAATAAAGATTAATCTATAA
- a CDS encoding RNA-binding domain-containing protein encodes MNNAELFFDRLEKDGYKEISRMINQNKEESVFLDFKLKSVPDGSKISKDDKRNYAKALSAFANTSGGVIVWGVNARKNEDGLDAASDEEPIINAKTFQTTLNSLLSDALTPLLPDIQNLFIPKSDTNDGFVVTYVPASDLPPHQALLGENKYYMRIGDSFNQMEHSHLSDAFGRRQRPVLEVHYQIQRNHIIGSGPESQHHLSIVVGIRNIGRYVAIYPAIQIKAEENLHLFEGYEEGLNLIPQTHNDRKKYGYMFAGGIDDTVHPGTYRTAYPLQLKFRIQEKHLNGESTELDNCNFVFSYELFAQGCQSVKGKIVITFDEIRKAISF; translated from the coding sequence ATGAATAATGCCGAACTATTTTTTGATAGATTAGAAAAAGATGGGTATAAAGAAATTTCACGTATGATAAACCAGAACAAGGAAGAATCAGTATTCTTAGACTTCAAATTAAAAAGCGTTCCTGATGGTAGCAAAATTTCTAAAGATGATAAAAGGAACTATGCCAAAGCATTATCAGCATTTGCTAACACCTCTGGAGGAGTTATCGTTTGGGGAGTTAATGCGCGTAAAAATGAAGATGGATTAGATGCTGCTAGCGATGAAGAACCCATAATTAATGCAAAAACCTTTCAAACAACTCTAAATAGTTTACTTTCAGATGCACTAACTCCTTTATTGCCTGATATCCAAAATTTATTTATTCCTAAATCCGATACCAATGATGGATTTGTTGTAACTTATGTACCTGCTAGTGATTTGCCACCGCATCAAGCATTATTAGGAGAAAATAAATACTATATGCGCATTGGAGACAGTTTTAATCAAATGGAGCACTCACATCTCTCAGATGCATTTGGTAGAAGACAAAGACCTGTTTTAGAAGTGCATTATCAAATACAAAGAAATCATATTATTGGTTCTGGTCCCGAAAGTCAACATCATTTATCCATTGTAGTTGGTATTCGTAATATAGGAAGATATGTTGCTATTTATCCTGCAATTCAAATCAAAGCAGAAGAAAATCTTCATTTATTTGAAGGATACGAGGAAGGTCTTAACTTAATTCCCCAAACGCACAATGATCGAAAAAAATATGGTTATATGTTTGCAGGCGGTATAGATGATACCGTTCATCCTGGAACCTATAGGACTGCATATCCTCTACAGCTTAAATTCCGAATTCAAGAAAAACATCTTAACGGTGAGAGTACTGAGCTAGATAATTGTAATTTCGTATTTTCCTACGAACTTTTTGCACAAGGGTGTCAATCCGTGAAGGGAAAAATAGTAATCACATTTGATGAAATAAGAAAAGCTATATCCTTCTAA
- a CDS encoding DUF6037 family protein has protein sequence MLNILGNFRDLKRDMMGKGWCIDSFVFKYNQQEYIVLVKLYMKDEKIPEFALLKLEFLKRNNITDNLITPANAVTLLTDAKTLTTYFDIPFGTNVGNAIQSFYQTLSKFIPKKVSTGKPSDLEAAMVASLSESDRDDPNKIYCYSVKRNSVKSNGEYGERSPYNDNKARILRPTLYEKLKTEIHVSFNFSADPNKHEEDGTILYNLSQNISK, from the coding sequence CTGTTGAATATTTTAGGTAATTTTAGAGATTTAAAGCGAGACATGATGGGTAAGGGCTGGTGTATTGATTCTTTTGTATTTAAATATAATCAGCAGGAGTATATTGTTTTGGTGAAATTATACATGAAGGATGAAAAAATACCGGAATTTGCTTTGTTAAAATTAGAGTTTTTAAAAAGAAACAACATTACGGACAATTTAATTACTCCAGCAAATGCAGTTACCCTTTTAACAGACGCGAAGACATTGACAACTTATTTTGATATCCCTTTTGGAACTAATGTTGGAAATGCAATTCAATCATTTTACCAAACATTATCAAAGTTCATTCCAAAGAAAGTAAGCACGGGCAAACCATCAGATTTAGAAGCAGCCATGGTAGCTTCACTTAGTGAAAGCGATAGAGATGATCCAAATAAAATTTACTGCTACAGCGTGAAACGAAATTCAGTTAAATCAAATGGTGAATATGGAGAACGCAGTCCATATAACGATAATAAAGCGAGAATTTTACGCCCTACACTATATGAAAAATTAAAAACTGAGATACATGTAAGCTTCAACTTTTCAGCAGACCCTAATAAACATGAAGAAGACGGCACCATTCTATATAATTTGAGCCAAAATATTAGCAAATAA
- a CDS encoding DUF6018 family natural product bioysynthesis protein, which yields MKKDYRHLRLVPTVEEHKTRMEKNQKSYAAPAMSSESRVRVNQMRGCFEAEIILPDGKFQYFKLNTLNEKEAIHEIALFIEGIQEAKEGYVILWRFVGQQSFYHGTKIVAEPKFRTILRKMKDYFFDYEEVVYETEK from the coding sequence ATGAAAAAAGATTATAGACACTTACGACTAGTACCAACAGTAGAGGAACATAAAACACGAATGGAAAAAAATCAGAAATCATATGCTGCACCAGCGATGTCATCTGAATCCAGAGTAAGAGTAAATCAAATGAGAGGTTGTTTTGAAGCTGAAATTATATTACCAGATGGTAAATTTCAATATTTTAAACTAAACACCCTTAATGAAAAGGAAGCCATTCACGAAATCGCATTATTTATTGAAGGCATCCAGGAAGCAAAAGAAGGCTATGTCATCCTATGGCGCTTTGTCGGGCAACAAAGTTTTTATCATGGTACAAAGATCGTAGCTGAACCGAAGTTTCGTACAATCCTACGTAAGATGAAAGATTATTTTTTTGATTACGAGGAAGTTGTTTATGAAACTGAAAAATAA
- a CDS encoding DUF6094 domain-containing protein, with the protein MRLGNDLAAGFYPTPLTEGNHLIQLLQMESERAYACFDPCCGEGTILRSFADAVKKVGIQLDTYGVELDANRYNKAKEQLDIVIRSSFESMMISHDYFPLIFLNPPYNTELRTEKKKSEKMEFNFLKRAHHYLQDGGIMVYVIPYDRFARDEISYFLAKNYEEIGLMRFGDENEEFEQFKQCVFIGRKRAATKNDTYFNDRFANFCENMSELAFVKEHVNTLAEMVNRKSWVIPELRHQNKLIFTSRVDYKDAYEGVGKSEGILTLKKRLNRGNGYSLQAEKTAAERAKMPIASGQLGLLLITGVADGLLGEGDTLHAVRGSENVYYLNSFEQLETTTKEVVLQKRRAKFIIATPTGEVKELV; encoded by the coding sequence ATGCGTTTAGGAAATGATTTAGCGGCAGGATTTTATCCAACACCACTAACAGAAGGGAATCATTTAATACAGTTATTACAAATGGAATCAGAGCGAGCTTATGCTTGCTTTGATCCATGTTGTGGGGAAGGTACAATTTTACGAAGTTTTGCAGATGCGGTGAAAAAAGTCGGTATACAACTTGACACATATGGTGTGGAATTAGATGCAAATCGGTATAACAAAGCAAAAGAGCAATTAGACATAGTGATACGCTCTAGCTTTGAAAGTATGATGATTAGTCATGACTATTTCCCACTTATCTTTTTAAACCCACCGTATAATACAGAACTTCGGACAGAAAAAAAGAAATCAGAGAAAATGGAATTTAACTTCTTAAAGCGTGCACACCATTATTTACAAGACGGTGGCATTATGGTGTATGTCATTCCATACGATCGTTTTGCTCGAGATGAAATTAGCTACTTTTTAGCTAAGAATTACGAGGAAATCGGATTAATGCGTTTTGGTGATGAAAATGAAGAATTTGAGCAATTTAAGCAATGTGTCTTTATTGGCCGTAAGCGTGCAGCTACGAAAAATGATACATATTTTAACGATCGATTCGCTAATTTTTGTGAGAATATGTCAGAACTAGCTTTTGTTAAAGAACATGTGAATACATTAGCAGAAATGGTGAATCGTAAAAGTTGGGTTATACCTGAATTGCGACATCAAAATAAATTAATTTTTACATCTCGTGTGGATTATAAAGATGCTTATGAAGGTGTAGGCAAATCAGAGGGGATCTTAACATTAAAGAAACGCTTAAATAGAGGAAATGGTTACTCACTTCAAGCTGAAAAAACAGCTGCAGAGAGAGCAAAGATGCCAATTGCTTCTGGACAATTAGGACTATTGCTGATAACAGGTGTGGCAGACGGTTTGCTTGGTGAAGGTGATACACTCCATGCAGTTCGTGGATCTGAAAATGTGTATTATTTAAATTCATTTGAGCAATTGGAAACAACAACGAAAGAAGTTGTTTTACAAAAACGCCGCGCGAAATTTATCATCGCAACACCAACTGGTGAAGTCAAAGAACTTGTCTAG
- the ltrA gene encoding group II intron reverse transcriptase/maturase, translated as MVFTPMGNKKNRAVNYYDFSEIQKEIYEESKQEKNNFKDLYELIISEKNILLAYRTIKSNTGSKTIGTDKNNIFNLAKMKQDKFIELIRSTLENYKPEAIRRVWIPKPNGEKRPLGIPTIKDRIIQQMFKNVLEPICEAKFFNHSYGFRPLRTTRHAVARVQSLININKLHYSVDIDIKGFFDSVDHNLLKKQIWNIGIKDKRVIAIISKMLKAPIKGEGTPKKGVPQGGILSPLLANIVLNELDHWVAQQWESFETKKKYASNDVKLRAIRDSSNLKEGYIVRYADDFRIMARDYKTAVRWYHAVVGYLNNRLKLEISADKSKVLNLRKKSSDFLGFKIKAIPKRKKFVAKTNVSDKKRKQIQEKLKFAIKEIQRKPDESSVRYFNSIVLGVHQFYKYATHVVKDFSDIEYRLLRTMRRRLTKVSKYEYPRVEAKSAYKKFYGTSRKTYKISGSYLFPIGKIKTTSNFNYSQSQNPYDNKDKLQWDREIVKLMKTRYTHRSTEYMDNRLSIYAMQKGCCWVTNAPLHVGNVHCHHKIPVSMGGTDEFKNLVIVSKNVHKLIHATEEITINKYMKLLNLNSKQLMRINQLRGKCKLERIV; from the coding sequence ATGGTATTCACACCAATGGGGAACAAGAAGAATAGAGCAGTAAATTACTATGATTTCTCTGAGATTCAAAAGGAAATATATGAAGAAAGTAAGCAGGAGAAGAATAATTTTAAGGATTTGTATGAACTGATTATATCTGAGAAAAACATTCTACTAGCGTATAGAACCATCAAAAGTAATACTGGTTCAAAAACGATAGGTACAGATAAGAATAATATTTTCAATCTAGCAAAAATGAAACAAGATAAGTTCATTGAACTTATCCGTTCAACATTGGAAAACTACAAACCTGAAGCGATACGTAGGGTATGGATACCAAAACCAAATGGGGAAAAACGCCCTCTCGGTATACCAACTATTAAAGATAGAATAATTCAACAGATGTTCAAAAATGTACTAGAACCGATATGTGAGGCAAAATTCTTTAACCACTCATACGGATTCCGTCCTTTAAGAACAACACGGCATGCAGTTGCAAGGGTTCAATCCCTGATTAATATAAATAAGCTACATTACAGTGTGGATATTGATATTAAAGGTTTTTTCGACAGTGTTGACCATAATCTGTTAAAGAAACAAATCTGGAATATTGGAATTAAGGATAAGAGGGTAATTGCCATAATCAGCAAAATGCTGAAGGCACCAATTAAAGGTGAAGGCACTCCGAAAAAGGGAGTACCACAAGGTGGGATTCTGTCTCCTTTGCTGGCGAACATAGTTCTAAATGAATTAGACCATTGGGTTGCTCAACAATGGGAATCTTTTGAAACCAAGAAGAAGTATGCTAGCAATGATGTGAAATTAAGGGCGATTAGGGATAGCTCTAATTTAAAAGAAGGCTATATTGTTAGATACGCAGATGATTTCAGGATCATGGCTAGAGATTACAAAACAGCAGTGAGATGGTATCACGCAGTTGTGGGGTATTTAAATAACAGACTCAAACTTGAAATATCGGCTGATAAATCAAAAGTTTTGAATCTAAGAAAAAAATCATCTGATTTTCTAGGTTTTAAAATAAAGGCAATTCCCAAGCGTAAAAAGTTTGTAGCTAAAACTAATGTATCGGATAAGAAGAGAAAACAAATCCAAGAAAAATTAAAATTTGCTATCAAGGAAATACAAAGGAAACCAGATGAATCTAGCGTAAGATACTTCAACTCTATTGTCTTAGGGGTTCATCAATTCTATAAGTATGCAACACATGTTGTTAAAGATTTTTCGGATATAGAATATAGGCTCCTCAGAACAATGAGACGTAGACTTACCAAGGTTTCTAAGTATGAATATCCTAGAGTAGAAGCAAAATCAGCTTATAAAAAGTTTTATGGTACCTCGAGGAAGACGTACAAAATAAGTGGTAGTTATCTATTTCCCATCGGAAAGATTAAAACTACATCGAACTTCAATTATTCACAGAGTCAAAACCCGTATGACAATAAAGATAAACTTCAATGGGATAGGGAAATCGTCAAGCTGATGAAGACAAGATACACACACCGTAGCACAGAATATATGGACAATAGATTATCTATATACGCTATGCAGAAAGGTTGTTGTTGGGTAACTAATGCACCTTTACATGTGGGAAATGTACACTGTCATCATAAAATACCAGTATCAATGGGTGGTACAGACGAATTTAAAAATCTAGTGATTGTATCTAAGAATGTTCACAAACTTATTCACGCTACCGAGGAGATAACAATAAATAAATACATGAAACTTCTTAACTTAAACAGCAAACAATTAATGAGGATTAACCAACTCAGAGGAAAATGTAAACTCGAAAGAATTGTCTAA
- a CDS encoding helicase-related protein has translation MKRKFHVRCGAGEKVEIISNPYLLLLKSETAQGTALGSLVKVCKKFVGGTGTLFGGKASDVFYTLWRLYPSKMVKSGFEYSSLMDWNETYGNIERTYYHDGEVVSNVASRGAQGMLDKTKVVPGISPYVFTQFLMDTTINVRLKDVWPNPVELINVPTILVDMSEEQKQAYEHMKESFEKAIEAAKGTPDVGKLWLSYIRTGNAYPDNMNRYPNYYLDGNEKNVVWSNAEYRFDEDCMQPKEKKLQEILHTEISEGRPIIIYVSDTGSTVKERDIQPRLQKVAEQVPGAKVAILRTNTVTPPKRSEWLKEQVKNGVNVIICSQELVKVGLDLLATPTLIFYQLSFSLFTLNQAARRHWRIGQTNQCRTFYLGYRETFQAQMAQLIAQKNKASEAMNGDATSDGLNAMLGDTGDLQTLLIQNIKSGNQLKGSTEEWTKAASEESKRVLANIGNVITPVFESIEMQFTNWVEKLPGTMDVAFMKDAQFVQKAVEFIQQGKVSGVQVKKRELEIDGEVEGIIRTLTTLNTDKRMLVQKQDIAFWDEVIVEVDTAKKKGKRKSKVIEGQFEFDLFA, from the coding sequence ATGAAGCGAAAGTTTCACGTACGGTGTGGAGCAGGGGAAAAGGTAGAGATAATTTCAAATCCTTACCTATTGCTATTGAAAAGTGAAACTGCACAAGGAACTGCCCTGGGAAGTTTAGTTAAAGTTTGTAAGAAATTTGTAGGTGGAACAGGAACTCTTTTCGGAGGAAAGGCGAGTGACGTGTTCTATACGTTATGGCGCTTATATCCTTCCAAGATGGTGAAGAGTGGGTTTGAATATAGTTCTTTAATGGATTGGAATGAGACTTACGGAAACATCGAGAGAACATATTACCATGATGGTGAAGTTGTATCCAATGTAGCTTCGCGTGGTGCACAAGGAATGCTAGATAAAACTAAAGTAGTACCTGGTATTTCACCGTATGTGTTTACCCAATTTTTAATGGATACAACAATAAATGTACGTTTAAAAGATGTATGGCCAAATCCAGTTGAGCTAATCAATGTACCTACGATTCTTGTTGATATGTCTGAAGAGCAAAAACAAGCCTATGAGCATATGAAAGAGTCATTTGAAAAAGCAATTGAGGCAGCGAAAGGTACACCAGATGTCGGCAAATTGTGGCTTTCTTATATTCGTACAGGAAATGCATACCCAGATAACATGAATCGTTATCCTAACTATTACTTAGATGGGAATGAAAAAAATGTTGTTTGGTCTAATGCAGAATATAGATTCGATGAGGATTGTATGCAGCCGAAGGAGAAGAAATTGCAAGAAATATTGCATACTGAAATCTCTGAAGGTCGTCCAATTATCATTTATGTATCTGATACAGGATCTACAGTGAAAGAGCGAGACATTCAGCCTCGTTTACAGAAGGTTGCAGAGCAAGTACCTGGTGCGAAAGTAGCTATTCTCCGTACCAATACAGTTACTCCGCCAAAACGTAGTGAATGGCTAAAAGAGCAAGTGAAAAACGGTGTGAATGTAATCATTTGTTCGCAAGAACTTGTGAAAGTTGGCCTCGATTTATTGGCAACACCGACCCTGATTTTTTATCAATTATCATTCAGCTTATTCACATTAAATCAGGCAGCAAGAAGGCATTGGCGTATTGGTCAAACCAATCAATGTAGAACATTCTACCTTGGATATCGAGAGACTTTCCAAGCGCAAATGGCACAGTTGATAGCTCAGAAGAATAAAGCTTCTGAAGCAATGAATGGTGATGCGACAAGTGATGGTTTAAATGCAATGCTCGGTGATACAGGGGATTTACAGACTTTATTAATTCAAAACATTAAGAGTGGGAACCAATTAAAAGGCTCAACAGAAGAATGGACAAAAGCGGCATCAGAAGAATCGAAACGAGTTCTTGCAAATATCGGTAATGTGATTACACCTGTATTTGAATCGATTGAAATGCAATTTACGAACTGGGTGGAAAAATTACCAGGAACAATGGATGTTGCATTTATGAAAGATGCCCAATTTGTACAAAAGGCTGTTGAATTTATTCAACAAGGGAAAGTATCTGGTGTTCAAGTGAAGAAACGTGAACTTGAAATAGATGGGGAAGTAGAAGGTATCATTCGTACATTAACAACGCTGAATACAGATAAGCGTATGCTGGTTCAAAAACAAGATATTGCATTCTGGGATGAAGTGATTGTTGAAGTGGATACTGCTAAAAAGAAAGGGAAACGAAAAAGCAAAGTAATCGAAGGACAGTTTGAGTTCGATTTATTTGCATAA
- a CDS encoding transposase, giving the protein MFTMIFIALFCYMFFVVRKVRKNMLIEEAKKKEKEQAPVERPVYWCPRENRPIGREQERVTVPTKEITLEKDVANIYDLVATSVQKNLGEEASNKLEQEIEAVEEVEYVEDFHHTPASEAAYDIPFPSDDEIPFPSDMDTPEEFLGIEDIFPELEQLPVSLETELILPVQQEVSEAQDGNVVKWTAKVIGREQGLTRVINMSNRKRYWIHTEGEILPENKIMYIELEVDSPYSYTLVGWSDRQLGSI; this is encoded by the coding sequence ATGTTTACAATGATTTTTATCGCTTTATTTTGTTATATGTTTTTTGTAGTTCGCAAAGTCAGAAAAAATATGCTAATAGAAGAAGCAAAGAAAAAAGAAAAGGAACAGGCACCGGTGGAACGTCCCGTTTATTGGTGCCCGAGAGAAAACAGACCAATTGGTAGGGAACAAGAGCGTGTTACTGTTCCAACAAAAGAAATTACCTTAGAAAAGGATGTAGCAAATATATACGATTTAGTTGCTACATCGGTTCAAAAGAATCTGGGTGAAGAAGCGAGTAACAAATTAGAACAGGAAATTGAAGCTGTAGAAGAAGTGGAGTATGTTGAAGATTTTCACCATACTCCTGCTTCTGAAGCAGCATATGATATCCCATTCCCGAGTGATGACGAAATACCGTTTCCAAGCGATATGGATACACCAGAGGAATTCTTAGGAATTGAAGATATATTTCCAGAACTAGAACAGCTGCCGGTTTCATTAGAAACAGAACTTATCCTTCCTGTTCAACAAGAAGTATCAGAAGCACAGGATGGGAATGTGGTAAAGTGGACCGCAAAAGTGATTGGACGGGAACAAGGATTAACACGTGTAATAAATATGTCGAATAGGAAGCGCTATTGGATACATACAGAGGGAGAGATATTACCAGAAAATAAAATAATGTATATAGAATTAGAGGTCGATTCACCTTATTCCTATACATTAGTTGGATGGAGTGATAGACAACTAGGGAGTATATAA